DNA sequence from the Pseudophryne corroboree isolate aPseCor3 chromosome 6, aPseCor3.hap2, whole genome shotgun sequence genome:
ACTAAAGTCTAATCACACAGGGCACCTTACTGATTTCTCAACCAACCTTGTGTGTAACAAATCatgtttaagggggtaattcagacctgatcatagcagcaaatttgttagcagttggccaaaaccatgtgcagtgcagggggggcagatgtaacatgtgcagagagagttagatttgggtggggggtgttcaaactgaaatctaaactgcagggtaaacataaagcagccagtatttaccttgcacagaaacaaaataacccacccaaatctaactctctctgtaaatgttatatctgcccccgcacccccccccccccaacctgcagtgcacgtggttttgcccaactgctaacaaatttgatgctacgatcaggtctgaattactccctaagtcTTGTTTTTCCCAAACTTCTGGATGTGTCCCAGGTTCTAACATGGAAAATCAACACAGTCTGTTTGAGCAAGTTACAACAGCCATTATTTGGGCAGAATATGAAGGATGGATGGACGCATGGATGGATGTATGATGAgactttttttttctaaaatgaacATATATTTTTTAAAGTTTATGTTTCATATAGCTATTTAAGCTAATGAAGGTGGTTCCGTTAAATCTTAAAAATATCCCCTTGTAGTTAGTAAATTAAAGTATCTTCTTTAAAATAAGGGTGTTATTTATTTGTGAGAAACTAGTTTCATTCATTTTTTTATAGAAATATCAAGGAGTCTTCACAACAGCCAATCTTAAATTATTTTTTAAGAAACCTAAACAGACATTCCCATTAATGTAACTGTATTTTCTTAGAATTGCAATGCCATAGTATGGTCTGTGAGTAGGATGAAATAGACTGCAGCATTCTCCAGTTATTTCTTCTACTTGTTGTAATGGGATAACATGAAATTGgtagttttttatatttatttatgaacatacagtatgtatttacAGGAGACTTAAAGGTCCTCATGTTGAAGTAAGGGTTTAGGTGGTGTTATCTGGAATGCCCGATTCAGTCATACTGTATGTTTAAACTGCCCACAGATTATAGGTTGAGAATCGCATATACAAAATGCTTGTGACCAGAAGTATTTTTGATTGTTTTTGTTACTCATTTGTTAATATTGTTCCAAAAAACTATAACAATAACACAATTTTATACCTTATGACTGTTGGCAAAGCATTGAAAAATGCATACAGGACTATTAAATGGAGACAGGAAAATTAGGTACTGGATACATGTCGCACTACTGTCCTGAACAGATACATACACATTTGTTGATGCCATAGAGATGAATAAACAAAGGGGTGGTAGCGCAGGTTGAATGCTaacacaatatttttttatatCCATGATAATAATTTCTAATCCTGTTCTCCATAATGACACTAGGTGATggtttaaataaaaattattttaaataaaaaatgtttttttttagaaatatgcaCAAAAGGAATATGTAGTTCCCACAGATGTCAGCACTTGTTACCAGCAAGTACTCTGTAAAATTACTTAATAATGACCTGTTCAAAACAGTCCTCCTCCAGCAAGGTTAGAACACAGTTACGGTCCATTGATTATACAGTATAGTTTGAAAAGCAGTTTAGTAAGCAGTAAACAATAGTCATCTGCTTCTAATAAGGTCTTTCATAAAGTATTTTTAGTGgaccacattatttatttattaacggcttcttatatagcgcagccttTAGAATCACCAAATTACCATCCAGATCCTGGATCTCAGGTCAATAAATAGATgaccagaaatggaagaaattgaCATAGCGATTCCAAAAAAATGATAATTGCAAATGCACATCAGAGAacgtacagatggagccttgctcatctatcCTTCTCTTCtctgcctaggtgcaccaaggcttattagcaaaaaactttcatctattgttctcagatgcaatacaatacagagagaacaatacagcaggggattaagtcattacagcaggtttTAAATCTGACTGCcccggctcaattaatcctattaaagggatagatgaggagggctccatctgtaaagAATATTGGAATGGCAAGTAAGACATTTCTATTGTGTAACTACTTACATTGACTCTACATTGCATTTTATTGAATTTATACCTTAGGGCAGTGGTTTTGAAACTCTTCTGAATCGCGgcgcctagagtatcagaatttttttcacggcaccgctaGACCAAAAGTGTCTAATCGAGAACTTTAGagagaaatattaaaataagtaaattgtgtttatcatCTTTAGGTTCAATTGTATGATGAGGGgcaaaatttgcttctgtttggcctcatgttttatgattgacagtcaccagcactggttttgcttaataCATTGACTATACATTATTTGATTTagccctggaccaccaatccaaggcacccatgcaagtgtcccaaggcattaCAGGGAGTAATGGCACACAGTTAGAGAACTACTGCCCTAGGGCATTAGATGTCCTTAAATTGAGTAAACCTTGTATGTTATTCTTTGCGGCCCTATAACACCCTGCAGGAGAACTATGTTTTGAACAGATCATTATTATTTTTAAGTATTTTCTGGTAATACATTTCTTTCGGCCTAATTTGAGTTGGACGCATCTTCAGCCATCTTTGTATCTTTGTGGAAGTTATGTCTGTGTCATTATACTAATGTCAATGCCAAGTTCTGTCCTGGTGTACAACCATGCATCTGAATGGGCATGGACTAAAACTTCCACTTCAAGTGTCTTGCAATCATGATTGGTGCGCCTTTAGTTGCACCATCAGATACACCACCAAAACTTGCATTCGCCCTTTTACTAGGTGCCGATTATCCACCACAATACTCAGTAGGGCCTCCTGTGTGAACAATTCAGCACCTAAGTTTGTAACCACTATCAGAAGCATATCTATGACACACAAAAATTGTATCAACGTTTGTGTCCAaccaacttttttatttttatggtcTTTAGAATAAATTTGGGCATCAGCAATTTTGTCCGTTTTTAAACTACAGTTGTTTCAGTACACTTTCTCACCATCATATTTATTAATCAAATACATATATACTTTTTCAAAGTCAACTAGTGACTTTTTCTTCTTTGATTTATTCATTTGCACTTTTGAGGAATTTTGTGGATTCTATAGAGTGTATTCACGTGCAatgaataaaaaaagtaaaaatgttGTGATATGACAATGTATTATGGGGTGTGACATGTAATGCTTGTACTTCAGGTCTTGATCACGTAATGCATGAGCAGAATATATCTCACGTCTTTCTCCTGGGATTTCCAAATCTTAACAACTTTAACAGTTTATTGTTCTTTTTCCTTCTCCTCATTTACTGTGTTACCATATGTGGTAATGTTATCATCATTTTTTTTGTTTCAATTAGTAAAAATCTCCACTCTCCCATGTATTTCTTCATCACACAAGTGTCTCTACTTGATATTCTGATGACCACGAATATTCTCCCTAACTTGCTTCACATTGTCCTGCAGGATGGTGCCTCCATGTCTCCTGCTGCCTGTTTATTACAATTTTATGTGTTTGCCAACTGTGAGACATCGGAGTGTCTCATACTGACAGTGATGTCATATGACCGATATCTGGCTATCTGTAACCCACTGCGATATAATGCTATAATTAACAATGCATTTTGTATAAAATATGTCATTGCATCGTGGTTATTAAGTTTCTTTGTGTTGTTGGTGAATGAAATAGAGATGTATAAATTAAGCTTTTGTGGACCAAAGGTAATTGACCATTTCTTCTGTGATTTTCTTCCTATCCTAGAGCTTTCTTGTTCTGATACATCACGTATTCAAATTCAAGCAACTTTATTTGGCATTATTATTGTCATCTGTCCATTCACCATGATAATTGTTTCTTATATGTACATCATCACCACCATCCTAAGCATACGCTCTATCACTGGGAgacagaaagccttctccacctgcagctcccacctgactgttgtgtgtatatattttgGAACTATATTTTCTGTGTACATGGTTCCATCAAAAGGACAATTATTGGAGGCCAGCAAGGCATTATCACTGTTTTATACTGTGGTGACCCCATTGGTTAATCCATTCATATACAGCCTGAGGAATAAAGACTTCAAGGGAGCATTTGAAAGACTTAAATATCATTTTCAGTTACTGTCATTTAATTAGAGACAGATGCATAAAAAAGTGAAGTAATAAGAGCAGAATCCCAAAAACATTTTAGACAATTTGTTATGACCCTGTGCTACTGAAATGAATATGTGAATATAGAGGCAGGCTGAGAAATCTGTCTATAGCATGATGTGCGTATTTGAATAGGATACAGTATTACCACTAACAAAAGTACTGGATTTAAAAATACTGTATAAACAAAGGTTTAACTTAAAACATAGTAACCAGTTGCCTGATGTGGTATCAGAGTTGACTGTTGGCATCTCACCAAAGGTAATGTTCCATAAGTTGCTAGGATCAAACCAACAGACTGGCCCGTAAGCTGCTGCTGTAACCTTCCCCTCATCCTGCCAGCTTTGGAACTGAAATGAGAACCTAACAACATTTTACAACTGTTGCTGCAGGAAGATATTATTCCTGCAGCCCAACTATAGCTCTAGGAAAGATGCAGATTCCCTTCTTTTCCATTGCTGCAATCACTGCTTAGGGGTAGCTGCAAAAGGTGATCTTAAAAGGATTGCCCATTGCACTGCAGCAGCCCCACCTCTGCCTGCACTCTCCCCTTCCAAGAAATATGGAAGGAAAATGGGGGTTCAACATCTGGCTTATAAAAAATGTATTTTTCCTATAgctggtaaaaaataaataaattagttaaTCATACAGTATTTACATTATAAGCAGTTTACCCAAAATTGCTGAGAGTAGATATTGCTTTACAATCTACAGTATCTTTAATATCTGCTTCTAACCAATGAATGTACCACAGTAAAGGTGCACACACAGGACGTTTTTGAGCAGTATGTATGCAGAGCAATGATGTGAACATCCCGGGGTAGAAaatcgcacagtgcatacacactgagcgattttcacctgGCCTAGCAATGTTCACGGGGTGAACCATTTTCCACAGTAGGAgagtgtggaaagtggttcactcggcccgTAAACCAGTCCGACGGATGGCGGCCAGAGATGATGCGGAAGTGCATATCAGCGCTCACCACTCAtcacccggccatacacactagcagattttgagctcaaagtagttcaaaatgccaaaagtgagctactttgagctaaaTGTTGcctaatgtgtatgcacctttacaccttGATCCacaattttgttatttatttataaaattaCTAAAAGAACTATTAAGCAAGCACCTGGCATAAAGCCATGAAGTAACTTGTGATGATGATGTACTGTAATGATATATATTTACTTATACAGTATGGTATCAAAATGATGAAAGTTTAATCATGGGATTCTTCTACATAATAGGAACTATAGAAAGTTATGTCTGTCATATTGAAGACATTATTTCTGTTTTGAGATACTCCTTGCCATATACATTTGTGAGTAACTTAATAAACTTTCAAGAAATAATTTGCTTTGCCCTGTTATATCGGAGTGGTCATTTTCATAGCTGTATCaaggatttatacagtatattaataggCGCTGTGGCTTGGATACCAAAATTTCAGCCAGCAATGGAGAATCATAATTGGACATTGCCGACCTCAGGGTGATCAAAGCTAAAGTAATTTTAACTTGCCCTTGAGACTCTTGAGGGGGAATAGGAGTGATTGACTGTTGTGGTTACTATAGTGATGGGAATCACCAAAGCCTGGGTTTTGTTTTAGGCAATAGTTTAATGGCGAAAAGCAAAGTATTTATTTTGTGAAACATATTAGTGATTCATTTTTGCTAAGATGTACaatttggaaaaaaaatattatttcttTTGTGTCTTTTGCTACTGaggataacatagaaacatagaatttgacggcagataagaaccacttggcccatctagtctgcccattttttatcctttatgtaatctcaaccctttttgaaccttaattctttgtaaggatattcatatgcctatcccaagactGGCTACAGacttctacagtcttagcctctaccacctctgatgggagactattccacttatccactaccctttctgtgaagtaatttttcattaaatgtcccctgaacctccccccccccccctccagtctcagtgtatgtcctcgagttctaatatttctcttccttatatatatatatatacttatattccCTGTCACTTCGTGGATTGCTGAATAGAAAATAGCAGCCTGGGGACtcgaaaaaaaaaagtaaaatgatgATGTTTAAAGAAAGTAGTGTAAGAAATGTAAGATATGAACATTTTTAACCAGAGGTAGAAAGAAATAAAACAGAGAGTTGATTTTAAAGGATGTGATTAGTTTCAAGACAATTGCACATAACTAATTCCATTCCTGAGTGCTCAGTTGTGCAAGACAGTTGCTGGTCATATCATTGATTCCATTTCTGGGTGTGATGTTATGGGATCCCAGTTCTGTTCAGATGGCAGATCACAAAAGGTATTCTCAAGAGAGGTTCATCTATAGTATGAGCATCACAATTATGAGTTACATTTCTGATTATCTCAATTATGGGTCTGTTCATACTTAAGGCTTGATTCTGTGTGACATTGTATAAGATAAGTGGAGTCGAGGATGCCATAACTTACCCCAGTAATAAGTCAACAATGGGGGACAATGGATTTTCTGTGCAGTAGAGTGCCGGTTAAGAGTTTTGGTGAACAGCATTTATTTAAAAATAGGAAATTAAGAAAAAAGTTTTAGTTTGAAACACTAAAAGGATAGTATTCAGTGATCAGCTGACCAGATCCAAGATGGTAGTACCCATTACACTGAGAAAATGGAGATGCTGCAAGGATCTTCTGAAACAACACATGGCAGACACACTGGAGACATCGCTGTGACAATGAGTAACCTCTGTAGACATTAGGGACTCCTCCAGGACAGCGCAAAATGGCACATAGGTAAGTGCAGGAGTGATGTATGTAGATTCTGGACAGTAAGGATTTGACTAAAGTCTTCCTGGAACCATGGTACCCAATTCATAATTCCACCTTGCCTCATGCTGGCATAGAaatgtctccctgtcaccatcaaAGTTGGATTTAGGGatgtaggtggtcattcagagttgtttgctcgttgacgattttcgcaacgaagcgattaaggcaaaaatgcgcatggttcgcagtgcgcatgcggttagtattttaacacaaaacttagtagatttactcacgcccgaataaagatttttcatcgttgaagtgatcgtagtgtgattgacaggaagtgggtgtttctgggcggaaactggacgttttctgggagtgtgcagaaaaacgcaggcatgtcagggaaaaacgcgggagtgtctggagaaacgggggagtggctggccgaacgcagggcgtgtgtgtgacgtcaaaccaggaatgaaactgactgaactgatcgctatttgtgagtaagtctcgagctactcagaaactgctaagaaatttctattcgcaattctgctaatctttcgttcgctattctgctaagctaaaatacactcccagagggcggtggcttagcgtgtgcaatgctgctaaaagcagctagcgagcgaacaactcggaatcacccccgtaGTCAATTAGCATACATTTTTAGACTAGTCACTGAGTGTCAAAAAGTTTCAACACTGGTTATCAGAAACCTTCATCAggagaacagagcattttctataacTTAAGTTACAGTACTTGTGGCCATACCCATATGCCATATATTTAACATGGTTCAAGGTCCAATGTAGTCTGTGCTGAATAATTATTTTCTTTACACTACAGTTGTGTCCTGCCTCATTTAGCCTCCATACGCAATAAGTCTTGGCACTTAAGAGCTGACAGTTCTCGTGTGACTTGGCCAGCACCGAGCATCATTTTTCCTCAAAAAATGGTGGCAAGCAAACAATGGAGGTTTGTCATTTATCCCCTTAAATTTGGGGTTGGAGGTAATAAATGGCCAATGTCTCTTGTGTGCCCAATGCGATGATACATCAAATGTGAAAGTGAAGATGATACTTTTAGAAACCAATGACCTTTCACTTTTAATAGTTACCTGTGACTACCAACAGTATACCTGACTTTATTAAGACACCTCTGAACAGTTTTGATGTGAATATTTACATTGTAGAAAGTGACTGCACATCTCCATGATCTGCCGTTCGGTGTTGTTAATTGACGCAAACCACATCATTTTAGGTATTTCTCCCAAATGGTTCAACTTTTCAAAAAAATCAGATATATCTCTCCACCTTACATATATAAGGCTGTGAACTGTCAATTAAAACAGCTAATAGCTGGAGGATCGCACACTTTGTTGATATGAAGGGGTGGCCGAGTGCTACAATTAGTGACttggtaatatactgtatatatagtatatatattgtgaggAGATTAAGATATAGGTGCCCTCTTCTGGAGTAGTTGGGCATTTGCAGACACTTTTCATGCAATCTAGCCatagctagttttattgtgcagtacaaaaaaaacctacaaaacataaaaataaatgctAGCCTATCTTGGCACTAACTAAACAAACAGGTTCCTTCTCTCAATTGATGGTAGGActtaatgcccctaccacaaataTAGAAATATGTACAGTACTCACGGTCAGTAAACCACAATTCTTCTGCATGTTCCTCCAGGTAGTGAAACCCTGAGTAAAGCCCTGACACACATTTATTGGCCTCTATAGGTGCAAGCATTAACTAGCCTGAACTGAGACTGAAGGCCTGAAGATCCAAAATGGGCAAATGGATGTTGTACTCTATTTCTCTCCACCCATAAAGAAAGCATCTGCATTAGCTCAGCAAAGATAGATACTCTGTGATTGACATAAGCAGTTTCACATTGCATAGATTCAGAGGTAAGCAAACAATTAGCAAGAATATGCCCCAAACCACCACATCAAAAACATTAGATCATACTATTATCAAGTCTGTTATGAGGTAGGAAATTTCCTGGTTCATTCTTACGTCAGCACCCTTCTCTCCTGGAACAGTCTTACTTGTGGCCACTTTAGATCACCATTGTCAGACTATTGCTTGGTTGTATATACTTAATAGTTTCTCAGCCACCAAAAACCTCTCCACCAATTTAATCAATTGGTCTGCTCTTTTAGGGTCCATGTGGCTCACCCGTGTGCCCAGAATTGTAGGTAGGGATTAGAGATTTAAATTCATAATTCCCCTTTCCATGACCTGTAGTCCTGTTAGAGACTTTGGCTGTGGAAACATTGTGGTAAGATGGACGAGGTCATGCAATTGAAATCGGGAGGCTTTTCCATTTGATATTCCCAGCTATAAACTGATTGGGTACAAACAAACATTTTTACTTCTAGCATAGCTAAgatttctttttttaatttatcaGAATTTTTAGCATCAGTCAGGCACAAGTCAAAATGTGCTTTTTGCAGTCCTCCTAACAGTAAGGGTACCATAAGGTTTGCCCACTGGTATTTAGGCCAACTCTATCAGCTGTACTTtaaaaagtggttaaacaagtttcacCATCATCACTCTTGCATAAAATTACTGGCCCATATGGAGTGAGAGTTACAGATGACACCACTTACAACTTTCCTATTTTGCTTAATTTGGCATGCCATGCATAGCATGTCTAACTAGTCCAAGCTGCTTTTCCACGAGTGGCAAGTGGATGGATTAAAAAAAATGATTTTGCCATAatataatatgtataaagtaacatattaaataatcaaattaagaaaaaaaaccaAGGCATGGCAAAATCTCTGAGACTGAGGGAGATAGATGTATTGAGCTTAAGCagtatcagccattttgttaagtagcagccatgatctaGTGAGGAAGAAGAATGCTTTGCTaagaaatcataataatgctgacatttcatagttagtacgttctgtgagaagcaaggtcatagctataagtcttgaaaacatgttattagacagtttgtcttgtgtttagacttcttgtgaaggacacaAAAGAGGGGGTTAGCTAGAAGGGGTTTCTGGGAAGAGATGCAGTTTGTTATACTTTGTGACAAGTATCATGggttcatgcaagtaccttttcTTCTATATAATGCCCTGCTGAATAAATGAGCCTCAGTCTCATTTTGTGGACATAActgcgtgtgttgtctgcttcctgagattcccaatcgattggtaaacaaacgaTTGAAGGGGATTGATAGTAGGAGGTTTATCTCTGACAAGACTGTGGCATGCCATGCCATGCCATACATGGCAAGAAAaaagaaaggtgtatgtggacacatctgcagTTGGAATGTCAGTCAAAGCATTTCCAGACCAGGATGCTATCTGCTGTACCAACTCCCTAAAGTCCAGGCAGTTTTCCTCTATGGTACATGTTGTTGCATATGGGCTGCCTCAAAGGCCAGAAATGGTACCCTATTTGCTTCCTGCTGAGCCCTGGTGGCTTCCTGCTTAGTCTTGTTGGTTTCCTGCTGAGCTTACAAAGCCTGCAGCAAGGCCTCAACAATGCCTTCCATGTTATCTTTGGGTTTACAGTTGAAGCAGAATCTGGCTTCCCTAAGCATCTGCCAATGCCACCACCATGGTTTTCACAGTATATAAGTTGATGTTCAAAACATCAAATTGGTGTCTGTCTTTTTAAACTTTATACATTTTTTCCCTATTGCTGTCACTTCCACCAGTTGTCAGGAGATCAAGGTAGCGGTGCCATCTCCTAGGACACATGGACagttccaaacacacagcagccaggaaacagcACACCAGTTCAGGGTTTTCGTGCAATTGAGCCAAAACTAATTTTATTGTGCAATACagaaaaattaaaagtaaatcctagcCCATGTGAGTACTAACTAAACAAAAGATTCCCTCACTCAGAGtagtaggacctaatgcccctatcACAAACATACTGTATGCATATTCTTACTCATGGTCAGAAAATCACAGTGCATACGGTCTGTTCTCCCAGGTAGTGAGACCCAGAGTAAAGCCCTAACACACctt
Encoded proteins:
- the LOC134934054 gene encoding olfactory receptor 11L1-like, producing MHEQNISHVFLLGFPNLNNFNSLLFFFLLLIYCVTICGNVIIIFFVSISKNLHSPMYFFITQVSLLDILMTTNILPNLLHIVLQDGASMSPAACLLQFYVFANCETSECLILTVMSYDRYLAICNPLRYNAIINNAFCIKYVIASWLLSFFVLLVNEIEMYKLSFCGPKVIDHFFCDFLPILELSCSDTSRIQIQATLFGIIIVICPFTMIIVSYMYIITTILSIRSITGRQKAFSTCSSHLTVVCIYFGTIFSVYMVPSKGQLLEASKALSLFYTVVTPLVNPFIYSLRNKDFKGAFERLKYHFQLLSFN